A region of Thiofilum sp. DNA encodes the following proteins:
- a CDS encoding flavin prenyltransferase UbiX, which translates to MQNAPTITLIMTGASGAQYGLRLLEQLIKAKCRVYLLLSRPAQLVINTETDHHLPGRAAEIAEYFTKLYQADPGQLQVFEREQWMAPIASGSGVADATVVCPCTTATLSAIACGSSRNLIERAADVALKERKKLILVIRETPFSDIHLENMLKLSRMGVVIMPANPGFYNRPQTIDDLIDFMVARVLDHLNIAQTLQPKWGTQG; encoded by the coding sequence ATGCAAAACGCTCCCACCATTACCTTAATTATGACGGGCGCTTCGGGCGCTCAATATGGCTTACGTTTACTAGAGCAGCTCATTAAGGCTAAGTGTCGGGTATATTTATTGCTCTCACGTCCGGCTCAGTTAGTGATTAATACTGAAACGGATCATCACCTACCTGGGCGTGCCGCTGAAATTGCTGAGTATTTTACTAAGCTCTACCAAGCTGATCCGGGACAGTTACAAGTCTTTGAGCGAGAGCAATGGATGGCTCCGATTGCCAGCGGGAGTGGGGTAGCTGATGCGACAGTGGTTTGTCCTTGTACCACTGCCACCCTTTCCGCTATAGCCTGTGGAAGCAGTCGCAATCTTATCGAACGGGCGGCGGATGTGGCATTAAAAGAGCGTAAAAAGCTGATTTTAGTCATTCGTGAAACGCCGTTTTCAGATATTCACTTAGAGAATATGCTCAAACTGTCGCGTATGGGTGTGGTAATCATGCCTGCGAATCCGGGTTTTTATAATCGCCCGCAAACCATTGATGATCTTATTGATTTTATGGTGGCGCGAGTGTTGGATCATTTGAATATTGCCCAAACTTTACAGCCCAAATGGGGTACTCAGGGTTAA
- the trxA gene encoding thioredoxin yields the protein MATVEITADTFNDAITENDIVIVDFWAPWCGPCRSFAPTFEKVSEKHTDIMFAKVNTEEEQDLAGHFQIRSIPTLMIFREQVVLFAQPGALSESQLEEVIGKVRELDMAKVHAEIAAQQDAANQE from the coding sequence ATGGCAACTGTTGAAATTACTGCCGATACTTTTAATGATGCAATCACTGAAAATGATATTGTGATTGTGGACTTTTGGGCGCCTTGGTGTGGCCCTTGCCGTTCATTTGCCCCTACTTTTGAAAAAGTATCCGAAAAGCATACTGATATTATGTTTGCTAAAGTGAATACGGAAGAAGAGCAAGATTTGGCGGGACATTTCCAAATTCGCTCTATCCCCACATTAATGATCTTCCGTGAGCAAGTGGTATTGTTTGCTCAGCCCGGAGCCTTGAGTGAGTCGCAATTGGAAGAAGTGATTGGCAAAGTACGTGAGCTGGATATGGCTAAAGTACATGCTGAAATTGCCGCTCAACAAGACGCAGCTAATCAAGAATAA
- a CDS encoding Rrf2 family transcriptional regulator codes for MTLSEHGWNAIMTMATLATHMGAEALRLKDIRAQVKVSRPYMERTLAKLRQAGLVEGIRGTGGGYYLSKPAHQITLAEIVTAAESPEPHAQWLDMQPTTVEQLVTQEIWREMDNKLHSLLSSVTLGSLLRIEQRRPSYKPGLTARLIAKMFPPRLPETGMAY; via the coding sequence ATGACACTTTCAGAACACGGATGGAATGCTATCATGACGATGGCAACCCTAGCCACCCACATGGGGGCAGAGGCATTACGTCTAAAAGACATTCGCGCTCAAGTCAAAGTTTCTCGTCCCTATATGGAGCGCACTTTAGCTAAGTTACGCCAAGCCGGTTTGGTTGAAGGAATTCGCGGCACAGGGGGCGGTTATTACCTAAGTAAACCTGCTCATCAAATTACTCTAGCGGAAATTGTCACTGCTGCTGAGTCACCAGAGCCTCATGCGCAATGGTTAGATATGCAGCCTACTACGGTAGAGCAATTAGTGACTCAGGAAATTTGGCGCGAAATGGATAATAAGCTCCATAGCTTACTCTCTAGCGTGACTCTCGGTAGCTTATTACGTATTGAGCAAAGACGCCCCAGTTATAAACCCGGCTTAACTGCGCGACTGATCGCTAAGATGTTCCCACCACGTCTACCTGAAACAGGTATGGCTTACTAA
- a CDS encoding DUF2797 domain-containing protein, which translates to MQVTGNLSKMHTQATTPVSYSLVLNDSAILLNPALGHTLSLEFTGQINCIHCGRKTSKSFDQGYCYPCFTRLAQCDTCVVKPELCHYAQGTCREPAWGEQHCMQPHYVYLANSSGVKVGITRHTQIPTRWIDQGATQALPILKVPTRHISGLIENTLAQHISDKTQWQKMLKAEAEKVDLHLKRDELLTLVQEDIDNLGLEGIEYIATDSIDLIYPIQHYPTKVTALNLDKTPQISGTLRGIKGQYLLLDTGVLNIRKFGGYQVKLSCDALE; encoded by the coding sequence ATGCAAGTCACTGGCAATCTATCCAAAATGCACACCCAAGCAACGACTCCAGTGAGTTATTCATTAGTACTCAATGATAGCGCTATCTTACTGAATCCAGCGCTAGGTCACACTTTGAGCCTAGAGTTTACCGGACAAATTAACTGTATTCACTGTGGACGTAAAACCAGTAAAAGCTTTGATCAAGGCTATTGCTATCCCTGTTTCACCCGTTTAGCACAATGCGATACTTGTGTAGTCAAACCGGAATTATGTCATTACGCGCAAGGAACTTGTCGTGAACCTGCTTGGGGTGAGCAACACTGTATGCAACCACATTATGTGTATTTAGCGAATTCATCAGGCGTCAAAGTAGGTATCACACGCCACACCCAAATTCCCACTCGTTGGATTGATCAAGGTGCTACTCAAGCCTTACCCATTTTAAAAGTACCCACTCGTCATATATCGGGCTTAATAGAAAATACACTAGCACAACATATCTCCGATAAGACGCAATGGCAAAAAATGCTTAAAGCAGAGGCCGAAAAAGTTGATTTACATCTAAAACGTGATGAACTATTGACATTAGTGCAAGAGGATATTGATAACTTAGGTTTGGAGGGTATTGAGTATATAGCCACAGATAGCATTGATCTGATTTATCCTATTCAGCACTACCCGACTAAAGTGACTGCCTTAAATTTGGATAAAACACCCCAAATCAGTGGGACATTGCGGGGGATTAAGGGGCAGTACTTATTATTGGATACAGGGGTATTGAATATTCGTAAGTTTGGCGGCTATCAGGTGAAGCTTAGCTGTGATGCTTTGGAGTGA
- the mpl gene encoding UDP-N-acetylmuramate:L-alanyl-gamma-D-glutamyl-meso-diaminopimelate ligase, producing the protein MAVKHIHILGIGGTFMGSLALLARECGYQVSGSDTNVYPPMSTMLEEQGITISQGYKPEHIPTDVDQVVVGNVMKRGLEVVEYLLERNIPYISGPQFLYEHILKDRWVLGVSGTHGKTTTSTMVAWMLEYAGLKPGFLIGGVPENFALSARLSPESPFFVVEADEYDTAFFDKRSKFVHYHPRTLIVNNIEYDHADIFPNVEAIQTQFHHLVRTVPRNGLIVANGVEQTVQTMLKMGCWTPIEYFAGQGEWQAELVQADGSEFKVLHKGKVLGTVKWSMLGVHNVNNALAALAAARHVGVPVAIAIQALAEFQGVKRRMQQRGVVRNVTVYDDFAHHPTAITTTLAGLRAKVGSARIIALLEPRSNTMRMGTHKEQLAQSLQGADQVFLYQPAGLDWDLSGVVDELKGKGHLLYDIDQLAQTVAQFAQSGDHILVMSNGGFGGIHEKLLRSLSTT; encoded by the coding sequence ATGGCAGTGAAGCATATTCATATTTTAGGTATTGGTGGCACGTTTATGGGTAGCCTCGCGCTATTAGCCCGTGAGTGTGGTTATCAAGTTTCAGGTTCCGATACTAATGTTTACCCTCCCATGAGTACTATGCTGGAGGAGCAAGGCATTACGATTAGCCAAGGGTATAAACCCGAACATATTCCGACTGACGTGGATCAAGTCGTGGTCGGTAATGTGATGAAGCGTGGTTTAGAAGTGGTTGAGTACTTGCTAGAGCGTAATATCCCCTATATCTCAGGACCGCAGTTTTTATATGAGCATATTTTAAAAGACCGCTGGGTGCTTGGCGTGTCGGGTACTCATGGCAAAACTACCACCTCGACGATGGTGGCGTGGATGCTCGAATATGCGGGTTTAAAGCCCGGATTTTTAATTGGAGGTGTACCAGAAAATTTTGCTCTTTCAGCGCGGTTGAGTCCTGAAAGCCCATTTTTCGTAGTAGAAGCAGATGAGTACGATACGGCCTTTTTTGATAAGCGCTCGAAGTTTGTGCACTACCACCCCCGCACGTTGATTGTGAATAATATTGAGTACGATCACGCCGATATTTTCCCTAATGTCGAAGCTATCCAAACCCAATTCCATCATCTCGTGCGTACCGTACCGCGCAATGGTTTAATCGTAGCGAATGGAGTGGAGCAAACTGTACAAACGATGCTCAAGATGGGTTGCTGGACACCTATTGAGTATTTTGCGGGTCAAGGGGAATGGCAGGCTGAATTAGTTCAAGCGGATGGTAGTGAGTTCAAAGTATTGCATAAGGGTAAAGTATTAGGCACGGTAAAGTGGTCTATGTTAGGCGTGCATAATGTTAATAATGCCCTCGCTGCACTGGCGGCGGCACGTCATGTCGGAGTACCTGTAGCAATTGCTATTCAAGCCTTAGCTGAGTTCCAAGGGGTAAAGCGACGTATGCAGCAGCGCGGAGTGGTACGCAATGTGACCGTGTATGATGATTTTGCGCATCATCCGACTGCGATTACTACCACACTAGCGGGCTTACGCGCCAAAGTGGGTTCTGCACGTATTATTGCGCTGTTGGAACCACGCTCTAACACTATGCGTATGGGGACACATAAAGAGCAATTAGCACAATCGCTACAAGGCGCAGATCAAGTATTTTTGTATCAGCCTGCGGGTTTAGATTGGGATTTATCGGGGGTAGTGGACGAGCTAAAAGGTAAGGGGCACTTGCTTTATGATATTGATCAGCTCGCGCAAACCGTAGCCCAATTCGCCCAAAGCGGTGACCACATATTAGTGATGAGTAATGGCGGTTTTGGCGGGATTCATGAGAAGCTATTGCGCTCCTTAAGTACTACCTAA
- the rimM gene encoding ribosome maturation factor RimM (Essential for efficient processing of 16S rRNA) produces MSSSPQPLIVMGKIAGAYGIKGWVKVMSFTDPPEKILRYRPWHLLKEGQPQVIKVKSGKPHGKTLVAWLEGIEDRNQAELLNGYEIAIERQQLPQLTNNEYYWSDLLNLQVVNLQGIDFGRVTSLVETGANDVLIVQGERERLVPWIWEQVIKQVSLEQGVITVDWDADF; encoded by the coding sequence ATGAGTTCCTCTCCCCAGCCCTTGATTGTAATGGGTAAGATTGCAGGAGCTTATGGTATTAAGGGGTGGGTAAAAGTGATGTCTTTTACCGATCCACCTGAAAAAATATTACGCTATCGACCTTGGCATTTATTGAAAGAAGGTCAGCCTCAAGTTATTAAAGTCAAGTCGGGTAAGCCGCATGGTAAGACATTAGTAGCGTGGTTGGAAGGAATTGAGGATCGTAATCAAGCTGAATTACTCAATGGTTATGAAATAGCTATTGAACGTCAGCAATTACCCCAACTAACTAATAATGAATACTACTGGTCGGATTTACTCAATCTACAAGTGGTTAATCTACAAGGGATTGACTTTGGTCGTGTGACTTCGTTAGTAGAAACAGGTGCCAATGATGTGCTCATAGTACAAGGTGAACGTGAACGTTTAGTGCCTTGGATTTGGGAGCAGGTAATTAAGCAGGTTTCATTAGAACAGGGTGTCATTACGGTAGACTGGGATGCTGATTTTTAG
- the rpsP gene encoding 30S ribosomal protein S16, whose translation MVSIRLARGGAKKRPFYHVVVSDSRKPRDSGYIERIGFYNPVARGQEVRLSINTERANYWLAQGAQPSDRVAKLMKESAPAAA comes from the coding sequence ATGGTCAGTATTCGTTTAGCAAGAGGCGGAGCTAAAAAACGCCCATTTTATCACGTAGTTGTGAGTGATAGCCGTAAACCACGCGATAGTGGTTATATCGAGCGTATTGGTTTTTATAACCCTGTTGCACGCGGTCAAGAAGTTCGTTTAAGCATTAATACTGAGCGTGCTAATTATTGGTTAGCTCAAGGTGCTCAGCCTTCAGATCGTGTAGCTAAGTTAATGAAAGAATCTGCTCCAGCAGCAGCTTAA
- the trmD gene encoding tRNA (guanosine(37)-N1)-methyltransferase TrmD gives MRFDVITLFPELVGTVAESGITGRAVKRGLVTVNCINPRAYATDVHKTVDDRPYGGGPGMVMRSDCLLQSITEAKQVNQGKVLYLSPQGRVLNQALVKQLAQEQGLILVCGRYEGIDERVIELGVDLECSIGDYVLSGGELGAMVIIDAITRLLPSALGHTESAEQDSFSDGLLDCPHYTRPEIVQGLTIPEVLKSGNHSAIARWRRKQSLGRTWQRRPDLLQSKTLSQADQVLLEEYRQEQQASAEVLSHEQHYSTT, from the coding sequence ATGCGCTTTGATGTCATAACCTTGTTCCCTGAATTAGTCGGTACAGTCGCTGAGTCTGGGATAACAGGGCGAGCCGTTAAGCGCGGATTAGTCACAGTAAATTGTATTAATCCGCGCGCTTATGCCACCGATGTCCATAAAACTGTCGATGATCGACCTTATGGTGGTGGTCCGGGCATGGTGATGCGTTCCGATTGCTTGCTACAGTCCATTACTGAGGCTAAGCAAGTCAATCAAGGTAAAGTACTTTATCTGAGTCCGCAGGGTAGAGTATTAAATCAAGCGTTAGTTAAGCAGCTCGCGCAAGAGCAAGGTTTAATTCTGGTCTGTGGCCGCTATGAAGGCATTGATGAGCGTGTCATTGAATTGGGCGTGGATTTAGAGTGCTCAATAGGTGATTACGTATTAAGCGGTGGTGAGTTGGGAGCGATGGTTATTATTGATGCTATCACCCGATTGCTACCGAGCGCTTTAGGTCATACTGAATCGGCTGAGCAAGATTCGTTTAGTGATGGTTTATTAGATTGCCCTCATTATACTCGCCCCGAAATAGTACAAGGTTTGACTATTCCTGAGGTGCTGAAAAGCGGTAATCATAGTGCCATAGCACGGTGGCGTAGAAAGCAATCATTAGGTCGGACCTGGCAACGCCGTCCAGACTTATTACAATCAAAAACGTTGTCTCAAGCGGACCAAGTTTTGCTTGAGGAATATCGACAGGAACAACAAGCTTCAGCAGAGGTTTTATCCCATGAGCAACATTATTCAACAACTTGA
- the rplS gene encoding 50S ribosomal protein L19 codes for MSNIIQQLEQEQMTKQVPAFQAGDTVVVNVRFKEGDKERIQAYEGIVIAMRNRGLNSSFTVRKMSYGEGVERVFQTYSNSIHSIEVKRRGDVRRAKLYYLRGLTGRAARIKEKV; via the coding sequence ATGAGCAACATTATTCAACAACTTGAACAAGAACAAATGACCAAGCAAGTCCCAGCCTTCCAAGCAGGTGACACAGTAGTGGTAAATGTTCGTTTTAAAGAAGGCGATAAAGAGCGTATCCAAGCCTATGAAGGTATTGTGATTGCTATGCGTAATCGCGGTTTAAATTCTTCTTTCACAGTGCGCAAAATGTCATACGGTGAAGGGGTCGAGCGTGTATTCCAAACCTATAGCAACTCGATTCACTCTATCGAAGTGAAGCGTCGTGGTGATGTGCGTCGTGCGAAGTTATACTATCTCCGTGGCTTAACAGGTCGTGCTGCACGGATTAAAGAAAAGGTTTAA
- a CDS encoding DUF1415 domain-containing protein: protein MSEQETIITTTQCWVEHWVIGESLCPFAHKPATENRILYQVSNAQRPKQLLLELAQALEHLMNTPAQVVETTLLIHPYVLKDFLAYNAFLDQVDDLLVEMDLEGVLQVASFHPDYQFADTDYDDVENFTNRSPYPMLHLIREASIEQAIRYHPNIEAIPERNIEQVRSLGLKHIQTLLAHCKGE, encoded by the coding sequence ATGTCGGAGCAGGAAACGATTATAACTACTACCCAATGTTGGGTTGAGCATTGGGTTATCGGTGAAAGTTTATGCCCTTTTGCGCATAAACCCGCCACAGAAAACCGTATCCTGTATCAGGTCAGTAACGCTCAGCGCCCTAAACAGTTATTGCTGGAGCTGGCTCAAGCCTTAGAGCATTTAATGAATACCCCTGCTCAAGTCGTCGAAACGACCTTATTAATACATCCTTATGTGCTAAAAGATTTTTTGGCTTATAACGCTTTTTTAGATCAAGTGGATGATTTGCTAGTGGAGATGGATTTAGAGGGTGTTCTGCAAGTCGCTTCATTTCACCCTGATTATCAATTTGCCGATACTGATTATGACGATGTAGAGAATTTTACCAATCGCTCCCCTTATCCTATGTTACATCTCATCCGTGAAGCTAGCATTGAACAAGCCATCCGTTATCATCCTAATATTGAAGCGATACCTGAGCGTAATATCGAACAGGTGCGTAGCTTAGGTTTAAAGCATATTCAAACCTTACTCGCTCACTGTAAAGGCGAATGA
- a CDS encoding paraquat-inducible protein A — protein sequence MTLIPRLIFNALLLAALGLFIAGVFAPLIELEKLWIFKNVFSLASSLETLLAEREIALFAVLFLFSIVTPIIKIMVLGLVANTSQGYRERHHLWISFLEIWGKWSMLDVFVVALMLVAVKLGPLAHVTVHQGVYLFTGAVLLMQILSVWLHWVLKRQAKLSESRALSVIKPE from the coding sequence GTGACTTTAATACCACGTTTGATCTTTAATGCATTATTGCTAGCGGCTTTGGGGCTATTTATTGCGGGCGTGTTTGCCCCGTTGATTGAGCTAGAAAAACTATGGATTTTTAAAAATGTTTTTTCATTAGCCTCTAGCCTTGAAACGCTCTTAGCTGAGCGTGAAATCGCCTTATTTGCGGTGTTATTTCTATTTAGTATAGTGACGCCCATTATCAAAATAATGGTCTTAGGCTTGGTAGCGAATACTTCGCAGGGGTATCGTGAGCGCCACCATCTATGGATTAGTTTTTTAGAAATTTGGGGCAAGTGGTCAATGCTGGATGTGTTTGTCGTAGCACTCATGCTCGTTGCAGTAAAATTAGGACCCTTAGCTCATGTGACAGTACATCAAGGTGTGTATTTATTCACAGGAGCGGTATTATTAATGCAGATCTTAAGTGTTTGGTTGCATTGGGTATTAAAGCGCCAAGCTAAACTCAGTGAGTCACGCGCACTGAGTGTCATTAAACCAGAATAG
- a CDS encoding DUF1287 domain-containing protein yields the protein MSIGMFMKKAFNTSVTLVTSAVVMGSFAGCAAPAKVAEETVAADTPKTVEDSSVLSEASFGDIKNNVVRSTRTTVTTTKTNNNISTKTTKTQIVTVPKPRPQRSTVVRRKPASVSAPQQALASAQANAREEEWLNYQRKWEQDQARRRSQASRRAPRTQVAQVRQQTWRNDNNVAQAQAWSDAPRAPRQQLIQIAMAPVIDAGRLSNAAVSRTRTNVMYDGRYIPLRYPNGDVPSNIGVCTDVVIRSYRQLGVDLQRLLHEDMTYNFNSYPNLPKWGLNAPDPNIDHRRVHNLKAFFARYGQRLPITHNPSDYQPGDIVTWSLGGDQEHIGVVVDRYSDADPRRPLIVHHIDARGVKMEDMLFTLPITGHYRYLGGAGTTQLVSM from the coding sequence ATGAGTATTGGTATGTTCATGAAAAAGGCGTTTAATACTAGCGTTACCTTAGTAACTTCAGCGGTGGTAATGGGTAGTTTTGCTGGTTGTGCAGCACCTGCTAAAGTTGCCGAAGAGACGGTAGCGGCTGACACCCCTAAAACAGTAGAGGATAGTTCGGTCTTATCAGAAGCTAGTTTTGGTGATATTAAAAACAATGTAGTGCGTAGTACTAGGACAACAGTAACGACAACTAAGACAAATAATAATATTAGCACTAAGACAACTAAAACACAGATAGTTACAGTTCCTAAACCTAGACCACAACGCTCAACGGTGGTCAGACGTAAACCTGCCAGTGTATCCGCACCGCAACAGGCTCTAGCTAGCGCTCAAGCCAATGCTAGAGAAGAAGAGTGGTTAAATTATCAACGTAAATGGGAGCAAGATCAGGCTAGACGACGTTCCCAAGCCAGTAGACGCGCTCCACGTACACAGGTTGCACAAGTTCGCCAACAGACTTGGCGCAATGATAATAATGTTGCACAAGCGCAAGCTTGGTCAGATGCTCCTCGTGCACCTAGACAGCAATTAATTCAAATTGCTATGGCTCCAGTCATAGATGCCGGACGCTTATCTAATGCAGCAGTGAGCAGAACACGCACTAATGTCATGTATGATGGACGTTATATACCTCTGCGTTATCCGAATGGGGATGTCCCTTCTAACATTGGGGTGTGTACGGATGTGGTTATTCGCTCCTATCGGCAATTAGGTGTCGATTTGCAACGCTTATTGCATGAGGATATGACCTATAACTTTAACTCTTATCCTAATTTGCCTAAATGGGGACTCAATGCCCCCGATCCTAATATTGATCACCGCCGTGTGCATAATCTAAAAGCTTTCTTTGCCCGTTATGGTCAGCGCCTGCCGATTACACATAATCCTAGTGATTACCAACCAGGTGATATTGTCACTTGGAGCTTAGGAGGTGATCAGGAGCATATTGGTGTGGTAGTAGACCGCTATTCAGATGCTGATCCAAGACGCCCGCTCATCGTACATCATATCGATGCGCGTGGGGTTAAAATGGAAGATATGTTATTTACTCTGCCTATCACCGGACATTATCGTTATTTAGGTGGTGCAGGTACGACTCAGTTAGTATCGATGTAG
- a CDS encoding rhomboid family intramembrane serine protease, protein MASFLSRTTTQSHIHRIKDELWLVFLFIAAIWGVFLLDRFLPLEQWGLIPRDSGGLVGIMTMPFLHGSYTHLLNNTVPLVILLVLLAGSRADTRWVVLGIMLLSGLLLWLFGRSALHIGASALVFGLAVFVIMSGLLERRAIPLILSAVVIFMYGGTLLLGVLPGQRGVSWDGHLFGAIAGALVAWLFLKRSEYGR, encoded by the coding sequence ATGGCAAGTTTTTTGAGTCGTACCACTACCCAAAGCCATATACATCGTATTAAAGATGAGTTGTGGTTGGTGTTTCTATTTATTGCGGCTATTTGGGGCGTATTTTTGCTAGATCGCTTTTTGCCTTTAGAACAATGGGGGCTAATACCGCGTGATAGCGGCGGCTTAGTGGGGATTATGACTATGCCGTTCTTGCATGGCAGCTATACACATTTACTCAATAATACGGTTCCTTTAGTCATACTATTGGTGTTACTGGCCGGTTCTAGGGCTGATACGCGCTGGGTAGTATTAGGGATTATGCTCTTAAGTGGTTTGTTGCTGTGGCTGTTTGGACGCTCAGCCTTACACATTGGTGCGAGTGCTTTGGTATTTGGTTTAGCAGTCTTTGTGATTATGTCGGGATTATTAGAGCGGCGGGCAATACCTTTAATCTTAAGTGCCGTCGTGATTTTTATGTATGGAGGTACTTTGCTGTTGGGGGTTTTACCCGGACAACGTGGTGTATCTTGGGATGGACATTTATTCGGTGCAATAGCAGGTGCATTGGTAGCTTGGTTATTCTTAAAGCGTAGTGAGTATGGGCGCTAA
- a CDS encoding EAL domain-containing protein — protein sequence MDSWSLLPITVNVSVLISLLLAVGLIIALIVLWSKYRAERRLQLLQLDILVNSLIDIDEIAVLVDHRGYVEFMNPAAEKLMRYRWMNMRNKPYRSIFELIDPVKRIPIHWSVPSSNIQSSANTYKSCILNTKEINDLNTTYTVRSIRLEGNKKLFTLLLLRDYAEVRALQAKLDYLEMHDQRTGLLNRKCFELHLKNALDEARQQGVKHSFIHVALDQFKMINDTVGHNAGDAFIERISDLLKAAITQQRDVLARIGGDEFGILFREIEPIEALKRAENIRQQIESYIFYWNARAHKITASIGFVPIYKRSGTPNRILSLADASCRVAKSKGGNHLHLYRPDDSEVKKHRGQLVWLGRLQKAFEAAQFRLVAQPIQSLSPEKFKLPFHHYEVLLRLFDDNGQPISPNEFIPAAEYYSMMPRLDRWVIHALLQELQRINQKAPLPIFSINLSGQSLDDSTFLEFVQQEIKTAGIDPRMLCFEITERVAISNLGLAQKFIATLKAQGCSFSLDDFGTGVSSFSYLKSLPVDYLKIDGSFIKDILNDGVAHTMVQSIHQVGQKMMVQTIAEYVENERIMQLLRDIGVEYGQGYGISRPVALNDIIESHIIK from the coding sequence GTGGATAGCTGGTCATTGTTGCCCATCACCGTGAATGTCAGTGTCTTGATTAGTCTATTATTAGCTGTAGGACTCATCATTGCGCTCATAGTATTGTGGTCTAAATACCGAGCTGAGCGGCGTCTGCAACTTTTACAATTGGATATATTAGTCAATTCTTTGATTGATATTGATGAAATTGCGGTCTTAGTCGATCATCGCGGTTATGTCGAGTTTATGAACCCAGCCGCAGAAAAATTAATGCGCTATCGTTGGATGAATATGCGCAATAAGCCCTATCGTTCTATTTTTGAACTGATTGATCCTGTCAAACGTATCCCTATCCATTGGTCAGTGCCCTCTTCAAATATACAGTCTTCTGCCAATACTTATAAATCTTGTATTTTAAATACCAAAGAAATTAATGACTTAAATACCACTTATACCGTGCGCTCTATTCGTTTAGAGGGAAATAAAAAACTATTTACACTCTTACTATTACGTGACTATGCAGAGGTCAGAGCCTTACAAGCAAAACTTGATTACCTTGAAATGCACGATCAGCGTACTGGATTGTTAAATCGTAAATGCTTTGAGCTACATTTGAAAAATGCACTGGATGAAGCACGGCAGCAAGGGGTGAAACACTCCTTTATTCATGTAGCACTAGATCAGTTTAAAATGATTAATGATACAGTAGGGCACAATGCGGGCGATGCGTTTATTGAGCGTATCTCTGATTTACTCAAAGCGGCGATTACACAACAGCGTGATGTGTTAGCACGTATTGGCGGTGATGAGTTTGGGATTTTATTTCGTGAAATTGAACCCATTGAGGCGCTAAAAAGAGCTGAAAATATCCGCCAACAGATTGAGTCCTATATCTTTTATTGGAATGCACGGGCGCATAAAATCACTGCTAGTATTGGTTTTGTACCGATCTATAAACGTTCGGGTACACCTAATCGCATTCTCTCTTTAGCGGATGCCTCCTGTCGGGTAGCTAAGTCTAAGGGAGGCAATCATTTGCACTTATACCGCCCTGATGATAGTGAGGTGAAAAAGCATCGTGGGCAGCTAGTCTGGTTAGGGCGTTTGCAAAAGGCATTTGAAGCTGCCCAATTTCGTTTAGTGGCTCAGCCGATTCAGTCACTTAGTCCAGAAAAGTTCAAGTTGCCCTTTCATCATTACGAGGTGTTACTGCGCTTATTTGATGATAATGGGCAACCTATTTCGCCCAATGAGTTTATTCCCGCCGCTGAGTATTATTCTATGATGCCGCGCTTAGATCGTTGGGTGATTCATGCTTTATTACAAGAGCTACAGCGCATTAATCAAAAAGCTCCCTTACCCATCTTTAGTATTAATCTGTCAGGGCAAAGCTTGGATGATTCGACCTTTTTAGAGTTTGTACAGCAGGAAATTAAAACAGCGGGTATTGATCCGCGCATGTTGTGTTTTGAGATTACGGAGCGGGTAGCGATCAGTAATTTAGGTTTAGCACAAAAGTTTATTGCCACCCTCAAAGCTCAAGGCTGTAGCTTTTCCTTAGATGATTTTGGGACAGGGGTTAGCTCGTTCAGTTATCTGAAATCATTGCCAGTCGATTATTTAAAGATCGATGGTAGTTTTATTAAGGACATTCTCAATGACGGGGTGGCTCATACTATGGTGCAATCGATTCATCAGGTCGGTCAAAAGATGATGGTGCAAACCATTGCTGAGTATGTAGAGAATGAGCGTATTATGCAGCTATTGCGCGACATTGGGGTGGAGTATGGACAAGGCTATGGTATTAGTCGACCTGTAGCGCTTAACGATATTATTGAAAGTCATATTATTAAATAA